One Coffea eugenioides isolate CCC68of chromosome 2, Ceug_1.0, whole genome shotgun sequence genomic window, ttaaacaaaaccaaaaaatcGATCCCGTTTTACACCAAGACAACCAGTCAATCCACACCCCTATGCATGCTTTGATATCCGTAGTCGTAGAATTTACTATGATTGTATAATTGCTTAAGAAAGGACTGATTATTTATAGTTGAATAAATTTGCTGATGTGCTAGAAATTTCATCATTTTGGCCTGTGGAGTTTATAAAGATTCATGAGGTATAGCTTCTAATTAAATTTCAAGAACTCACCTGGAACATCTGGTTTTGTTTGGTAACTATAATCACAAATAACTGATCTGCATTCACCAAAATCAGAAACCATATCAACAAGGATGGATATACACTGGGGGCAGTGTAGGCAATTGCCCCCCTGAGTCCACCAAAATCTGCAAATTATATGCAGAAATTTATAACTTTGCCTCCATAGTTATAGAGTATTGTTCCCACTACCTTTTAATAAGATctttattttaaattattaaattatttgtcATTTTGTTCTCAACAAGTCAACAcaattaaaaacaaaatgacaCCCATATCACCTCTCACATCTGGAACGAAATCAATAAAGACTTAACTTTACACATTTATTCTTTTCTATCTGTGGCAgaatttggatttgaaatttgGAAGTAGTACAATTTAACATGTTAAGTTTatggcaaattacactttacccccctTGATTTAGTATTTTTCTACATAACCCTtctataatttcaaaaactatatataactctctcatagtttggattaaagtgtcaaagtgacggaaatgatcattcgtaatGGGACTTTttaaaatgtcgaaattacccttataaatacatgatacACTAAGCCCGTGTAGTTTTATagtttaccatataacccccttatgatttaatattttaccatatcatccccttataattttcaaaatatccacataaccccccttggttaataaataattttcaactttacataagggtatttttgacatttcaGGTGATTTCGTTACAAATAATCACTtccgttactttgacactttaatccaaaccgtAAGGTGATtagtaaaaaaaatactaaaccaaaagggggggtaaagtgtaatttgcccttaaGTTTATCCCACTGAACTGCATTTCTAACTCCACCCCTCCATGTCAACAATATGGACAGAAAAACTGCCCTCGTTCAAATTAATTAATTTCTCATTTGAGGATGAATTTTGTCAAACATTGATAATTCACATACTAAATGTGTTATGCCAGAAAATTTGACAACGAAATGCATCAATGACCCAAAGTTTAGGAATGAAAACTGGGATTTTCCCTTTGAGCATTTGTTTCTTATTCAATTGTAACCGAAAGAATGAACGAACTAGTCCTCTTGTAAATGTAAAATTGTTGTACTCTAATATTTCTACCAAAATCTAAATCTATTTTTGATGAACAAAAAAGGTTTTATTCCTGTAAATGAATAAGATGGGATCTTAGGGTCAGAATTGCACATTAAAAATTTCGCGTGATTCTTAATTTATATTTCTGTTGTCTATCATTATCCGAAAAAACATACTATATTCAGTAGTGTTTATATTCAGATAAAAAGTTTCACTCTAATTCCCAGTAACTTAATAAGCAATTCAGCTTTGAGAGTTGAGTTTTATGGAGTTTTTCCCTAGAGATGAACTCATCTATGCATCAATCAATTATGGGAgtttttggattgtaaattttttaccaaaatttatttgcttgtttTATCAATATATTTTTCGACTATCTTTTTTATCTCAaatacatcacatcaaaaaagtgctacagtattttttaaaaaaattatatcaaataatctactatccaatGCGAAGCTGAAATTAGTGTAATGAACATGAATGATTAGCATCATCATATACAAATGGTTTTCAAGTCAACTAATAGATCATGTCCCTTCATATAAACAATGAAATGAAGGACCTAGAcagaaatagccaaataagTTGCTTAGGTCGTCACAACTAGAAATCAAATTACAAAATTCCTTCTGGTCAGAGACAAAAATTTCAATATGAAGTAATGTATTAACGTTTCTCTAGTTTATTTCATGAACTCATTATTAAAAGCATTCACTATTAATCCCAAATCATCTTGCTAATCCCTTCTTTATTCTATCAGACATACTTACGTAACAGGAAAGCACTCTTCCACAATGTTTAGTGGTGGACAGGCGTTGAAAAGGAAATGGTGGATTGTGATTTGTGACCTTAATTTCTTGGGGCTGTATAAAGAATAAGAATTTGTCTTAAATGATATGACATGCAATGATTAATTAATGAAAGCAATAAGATAAACCTTTTACGAGGTTACAACTTACAATCAACCATTGGCGTGCAATATAGTCTAATTAGTAGGCAATCTAATTTAATCAAACAATCATCTGATTGCGTTCCTTTTTAGCATTGAATACTTATCTATACTTCTTGTATAATAGTAAAGGCTGCAGTGGTGTACGCACTCTTTTATCAATTTATCTAACATTTGCATTAATTTTCAATATTCTTCAAGAAAGATTATCATTTTCATAAAGCATAATTTAGTAAAAACAAATACTACCAAGTTATTTTCTTagatctaaattttttttttagatttaaaATTTCTTGGGTTTTTTCGTAGAATCTCAatatcaattttgaatttgaaccaATTGGATAGCGGATTTGAGGGAATAAACATGCACTGATATTTATAGAGCGGCACTTGCAGTGGATCAGATATGATGGTCTGTGATTCACGGTGTTAAATCTAATGATTTTTTATATCAGATATATCTTTGACATATTTATGTATTTTCTGCCATTAGTACAACTTTCTATTAATCAAATCGTGTTCGATGATTTTCAGTtagtttattaataatattgacttctattttatcaaaaagaaaaaaaaaaagctttttgTGCGAAAACTTGCCAATTTATACATCCGAATGTTACTTGATACTACTGGCTATGAGTACAAATGGCGACAAATCTATTGGCTGCATGGATTCTTTTCTAGATGACTATGAAACTAGCTAGGAAGCCTTGCAAGAGAAGAGAACAAGACAACTTAATTTTTTAAACCTTCCATTACTTGTACAAGTCAGTCTGTCTGCGTCCcatttctttatttaatttatatgtATCTGTACGTCCTTCCTCCTTATCTTAATCCTTCTTTATCTGTTAATCTCTATTATCATCTTAATCCTTTCTTTACTTGTTAGTCTCTATTACTAACTCATTTCCAAGGGGGGAAGAAGACAAGTTTAATACATCCTTCTTTGCACCATAGTCTTTCCTTGAGTCGCTCAAGTCatcaaaagtaaattttctgTGTGGATCTATCtatccatttatttttcttttttgagggTTAATTTTTCTTACAACGTCAGTGCAAAACTTCTTCTACAATTAGTATATGTAAATGTGAGCATGACACATgattttttgtttaaattttaaattcttctTTTGCACTAATGATATGCGTCCAATTCTACTGGTGCAAAAAATCCTTATGATGATAGTGGAGAAAAGATTAGTATTTTCTTAATTTCAAGTTAAGGTCTACTGTCCTTAAACCAACTTCAAAGTTTGACTTATAAATTTTTTAAGATTTAACCTTTTCTACAATACcagtataaaattttttatactaTCAAATGTAAATTCATGATACATACATAATCTGTTTAAGTTCTAAATTCTTTTTTTGCACACGCGGTATACATCTAAATTTgctaatgcaaaaaaaaaaaaaaaattgcctaCAATTATAGTGTAGAAACTATTAATGTTTTTTGAATTGCAAGTTGATTAATTTCAACTATCCTTAAACCTACTTAAAAATTTTACTTATATGTTTATGTATCTTAAACTCAGATAACACGCTTTGGTTATGTTGTAACCATCATCCCATTTGCTTCGTTTGGATTGGGGGATTTGGCAGAAGATTTAAAATCCTCTCAGATTGCTCTAATTATTTGGATTATTTGAATgtgtaattcatcaattatttTAGTGTTTAAAATGTATTTAAATTATCAATAAATTACAAACTCAAATAACTCCTAAATTTTCCAAACAATTAGTGGGACTGGAGAAGATTTCAAATCCTTTATTGCATCTTTCAAACCAAACGCAATCATTGTGTTTTCAAAATGAATCAATCAAACAGTATTTGTTCATTGACGATTTAAAACTAAAATAGTTACCTATTAGATTTAAATTTGTTTTACCAGTTGCTTAGAGGTGAAAACTCTAGCAGGCGCACAAGAGTTAGAGTCTATGCGTACTTGCATAGGCAAGTCATACCATAAAAGGCCGTTTTTGAGTTTGATGCAGCAACCACCTGCCGGCTTGAAATCAAATCGTACTAACACTCTTGCACTGGATGCATAACTGCTAGAACTTGCATTTCATGCACTTTTTCACTCGAATCTAGCTTGATGCAGTCCTCTTCTAGAAGTTAGTCAAGCCTGAATATACACTATTTTAAGGGGAAAAAGGAAGTGATAATAATACAAATTCATTCACTTTTAATAAGTCTTATCAAGTTGAAGGTTGTTATGGCTCTTATTAGTTATTAGTCAAACTTTATGCACTTCTCTGCGGCAATTAATTGTAAGAATTACTCATCTAGCTAGTGAGGCATATACTGTAGGATTACAATTTAGATTGCAGATTATATGTAATCCTATAACTTTTTGTTAAGGAGATTCGATCTGCAATTATTTTCTGCACTAGACTATTAGTTTCTTGCATACTGCAGAGGATGATGATAAGAGGGCAGTTGCCTTGCTTTGTATTTAGAACTTGTATCATCAAGtgttaatatataaattttgcCATTTGACAAGGAAAATTAAAAGGTTCTTGTACATGTTAATTAGGCATGTGttaatatataaatttgagtaaatcttatatacactaacaGTGCATATACTGTCAATGTTTGATTTATCACATGTATGTacaaattgaatttcaaattcaaaattggtgTAGTTGTCATTCATGCAACGCTGACTGTGCATATACTGTCAGTAgtgtaagaaagattaattctATAAATTTTGCCGTTTGACAAGGAAAATTAAAAGGTTCTTGTACAAGTTGAAATGTTAATTAGGCAAATGATGTTTCTACGGCCCAAATTTTATTGCTACAtcaattttggataaattaacgAAACTACGTGTTTCGAGTCTAAATTGCAAATGGACTTGAGAATGGCAAGTTTTTGAGTGATCTAACACATTAAAAACAAAGGGTTAGATGATTTTGAGTGATCTAACACATTAAAAACAAAGGGTTTTTCGAACAGCGTTCATAGAGCACTCGTTAACACATTTAGCATTCATTTAACctactatatatatacacacacacatactaataattattactcTCTCTTGCATTCATATACTTTCtctatttaatcttacctacccttccttgtatttatttacttttcctaattaattttatattttaaaaaatatgacaCTTGAAAATATATCTTAATGAATGAGCACCCGTTAGACAGACCTTAAAAACAATTAATTGGCTAACAAGATTAACATCCTGAACAGTATAATTAAAAACCATCCCTTTTTAAATACCTGTGCCTAAAAGAATATTCTGGTAATACATAGCCATGCATGATCACCAAGTATTCCCTGGTGAACATGCTACGTtgtattattttacttttatattaGTAGATAAGAAGGAGATGACAACGATCAGTATACTATTCCACCATTGACATGATTTCAAGCATCACAATAATTTTAACACGAAATTCCAACAACTTGTCATGTTCTTGCGGTCACCATCATTGATTAAACATTAAAGAGCTTCCAATTTCTAAGTCAAGAACCACAGTTGATAGGAACATTGGCTTGATATCATGAATTTCTCTGTGTTTGTGTGATTTGAATTTTTAAATTAATCATGGATGCCCAGATGAAATAACTGTTCGTGAATGTCCAATCTGTTGGAAGCTCAATTAGTCAAAATATTCCAGCGTACTCATTTCTTTAGTTTCAATCGAATCTTTGAAGCTGAAATTCTAAATTTTAATACCaaattattttctcaattgaAGAAAATACTAATCGAATTCATATATAATTGTTCAACTACCGATTAACCTTAGTGATATTTTACTTTTTGTCATTAGCTCTTCATACTTTTGTATCTTTTacattatacatatatatataattaatttttcctatattgacagtgtatagtatatatatacactatcagtttTGAATTAATAataactatgtaaaatttgaatttaaaattcaatttttgcacaTGTATCATGAATACAATTGTGATAATGCATACACTGTTAGATTTAatcacatatatatacaatatacTCTTGCGTGAAACTATCCTCCTTAAAATGGAAAGTTGGAAACTTCAGAGCATTAAATTGTGGTCAAAATTTGAGTAGACCCGATCTTTAAAGATTCAATGATCCAGATTGTATTACATCATTTGACGAGATAGTGTGACACAATCTAAACCATTGGATTTTTAAAACCAGCTCTAGTGTGGGTCTTAAACTGTAGCTACCGATTTTTTATACTCAAAGCAACAACCAAGTAAAATTGCTGTATGCGAACAATAAAAGGACAAGGAAAACTTGTTTCATGCGTTCCACTTTAGACCGCAGAGGAAATCCCATGGTTCTCGTCTTCCTCAAGTAACAGCAAATCTAGAGAAAGtgaagaaagacaaaaaaaagtttcaagagaactATACTTTGTTCTTtatctcttctttctttctttctcaatGTCAAACATTTCGGGAGATGATGAACCTTTCAAGCATTACAGTGCTTCAACACCAACAAATAGTGATGGATCTTCAATTCAACAGCAGCAAGCtccaaaagacaagaagaaGAGAAACCCACCTGGAAATCCTGGTATACTTCTTTTACTTTGATAAGTTTCTTGCTTTATTACATAAAAAAGAGCCATGTTAGACAGATTAGCCCTGACTTTCTCTGGTCATAATATCACCCAAATTCATTCTTTTAGCTAACTGAGGAAGAATTTGCAAATTAATAAAACTCGATAGCTGAGTTTTCCATCTTCAGGGAAAAACTCGTTGACCTCCTACTAGAAAAATTCCCGATTCTCCTCGAGCCGGCGGAGTTACTTGAACCACTTTCCTAAAAATAGAATAAATTTTGTAACCTTCTTTGGTTTTTTTGATAATCGCCAATTAAAAGGAgatattttcttaatttttgttttagctATTTCAGCCGCCTCATGCCATAATTTTCGATGTCTTTTATGTATATCTAGAGACTGGATTCAGCATGACTTTGGAGAATTCTGTGAGAAAGTGAGGGGACTTACTTCTTAGAAACTCAGATGTGCTAAATAAAGTTTCTATATGTATTTCAAAGATTTTAATCTGCAGTAAGTAGTAACTCTTATGGATTATCTTTGAGAATCTTGGTCAAGTCTAGAGGCAATTTCTTGTGCTTTTCTGAAGCAGATTAGAAAATAGTGATCCTTGAAAaagttgttttaaaaaatatttgtaCTCCTCTAATTaatcaacttttcttttttaattttctttctccTCATAATCAACTTTAATTTTCTCTGCCTATAATAAAAATAAGCACTCAAAATGACATGACTCTCACAAATTTAAAGCTTTATTCTGCCAATTCTCAACAGACCAATTCATTCTTTATAACATATAACATACTCCCTTTTTTTGGCCTTAATAAGTCAAAATATTGTCAGCCTCCTTGTGATGAATGTTCTTTTCTGTGCAATCTCAAATGTGAAGCTAGTGTCTGTAAAGCTGTATacttgaaattcaaaaggaatGAACCTATAAGTAACTTCaacttaaaattaaaaaaaaaaaatccgaatATGATCATTTTCAAGTAGAGAGTCCATCATGCTGAAATTGAAACATAAATATATCATTTCTCTCGTTAATTTGGAAACATTTTATTGTTTATCCGTGAAGTTCAATCAACATTCTTGACTCATGGGTACTCACTAGTAATGAATGAGCAAGCAGAAACTAGTGTAAAATTCAACTGATACATGCAGCAAATGATGTAACAAGTTGGAGAATGAGATTTTGATTCCCATCAATAATTTAGTAATTTATTTTACTTTTGGTTTGTTGAGATGAAATTTTCGAGATATTTAAATCACTTGTTGAAGAAAATTTAGGTAGCTAGGTTCAATTATTGATTTTGCTACACAATAATTGAGAGGTGACCACACCATTCCTAGCTACCTTTAAATTGCCTCTTCTATATTCGCCTTTGTTTTTTATGACTGTTTAGGTGAAATGACTCTGCTTCCATGCATGTACTAATACCTTTAATGGCTGCCTCCTCCCATCCTTCCTCAACTTGGTTTTCCACTGGCCTCACTTTTCTCTTGAGAAAATGAAAGATCGAGAGAATTGTAACTTGCCCACTTCTGTTTTTTTTCCATTGACAATTGAGTcctataaaagaaaattttctatCCACTTTTCTCATGGTCTTACTCGAAATTTCGATCTGTGGAAAGTTTGGAATACTAATAATACCATACCTTACTTGTCACCAGCATCAAATATAAGACAAAGATGGAGGGCCTGACATGTTTTGGTCACAATCGCCGGCCGACACATTAATTTGAGGCTAATTATAAACAAGCAGTTGATATATTTGTCAAATGATACTAACTTAATTCTTCAGGTTTTAAGTTCATAAAGAAAAAAGTTTTAGGTCCTGTTTAGATTGcgatttttttgaaattttattttagaATATCCTTTTGACATAgttttcaattacctttttacgTCATATACATCACACTATTGTAactttttttaatcaaaactcccaaaaaactttAATCCAAATGGGCTCTTAAATTCACCTTTATTGAAAGAAATTGTAAGAAACCAGCGAAAAATGGTCAAAAGTGATCAGAGATTATTCATGGAATGAAATTCCATTTTCCCTTATTCAGATTCATGTATGAATAAATTGAAactcacccaaaaaaaaaaaaaaaaaatgaacttgtacAAAACCATGGCAAGGCTCAGACAAGATCAAACAATCCAAAAATGGATACTGCAGGCACCAAGattaaaatttcacatattACCAGCTTCATTTTCTCCTCTTTGtagttttttgttttaatatccAATATATATGCCCCAAGTCGTTTTTATGCTTTTATTAAAAGGACGGAGAAAATAACAAAATAGATTTCTGAGATTGGTGCTCCAATTAACGTGCAGATCCAGATGCTGAAGTGATAGCTTTATCACCTAAAACCCTCATGGCTACAAAAAGATTCATATGTGAAATTTGCCAGAAAGGGTTTCAAAGGGACCAAAACCTTCAATTACATCGACGGGGCCATAATCTTCCCTGGAAGCTGAGGCAAAGAACCAGTACAGAAACAAGGAAACGAGTCTACGTTTGTCCAGAAACTTGCTGTGTTCACCACCATCCATCTCGAGCTTTAGGTGATCTTACAGGGATTAAGAAACATTATTCCCGTAAACATGgtgaaaagaaatggaaatgtgATAAGTGCTCAAAAAAGTATGCAGTGCAATCTGACTGGAAAGCTCATTCAAGAACTTGTGGTACAAGGGAATATAAATGCGAATGTGGTACCATCTTCTCCAGGTTCATAACAATGATACTTACTATATATATACATCTATTATATAGCTTGATGGTCAGCTTTTCAGCTGACTTATGATCATTTATTCTTAGCATAAATATCTATGACATGAGTGTAGCAAACAGTTTTCGCTAGATTAATTATTGGAGCTTCAAGGCTGGGATAGCAAAAATTCCGAGAAAGTTCATATGTAGTCGATATCTGATCATATTACACTAATAACTACTATGAAACAAGTATTTGATTGTATAGAGTTAGAGCAGAAGGTTCCAACTTTTATACTAGCATTGCTTTGTAAAGcttcttcaacttgatcaatGCAATGAAATCTGAGTTATTTTGTGATTAAAACCAAAAACATGTGTAATATAAGCATTATAGAAAGGTGTAcaagaaataaaatatttaacacTAAATGCTTGTTTAATTAGCAATTATGCAACTGTTATAGGAGCCTACTTAATAAAGCTCTAGACCACATATCTCTTCCTTCCAGTTTTCTTTTCTGGGTAGGTAACATTCCggctttctttttttcttccttccaaTTTAATTATTCACTTTCTGTGTTTCTATTCTTAACTGAGATtcaatttgtttaatttctaTTCCATTCTCCAGGAGAGATAGTTTCGTCACGCATAGAGCTTTCTGTGACGCCCTAGCTGAAGAAAACAGCAAAATTAGCCAGGTGTTAGCAGCCAACAAGGGAGGTACTAATATAGAAAGCCCGGAAGATCTTGAAACCATGTCAACGAGGACATTCGAGAACAAGCTTGGCACATCCATGGCAGCACCTGACTTAAGCCACCTAGATGGGACAATCTCAATGATGAAGACGCCACCTAATGAACTTATGCAGATGTCTATGGAACCATTAAACATTGCTGGATTAACCATGTTCCCTTCAACACTTTTAGGCAGCCCAAGAAACCTATCCTTTCCATCTTCACGTCCTCAGCTG contains:
- the LOC113763494 gene encoding zinc finger protein GAI-ASSOCIATED FACTOR 1-like, with protein sequence MSNISGDDEPFKHYSASTPTNSDGSSIQQQQAPKDKKKRNPPGNPDPDAEVIALSPKTLMATKRFICEICQKGFQRDQNLQLHRRGHNLPWKLRQRTSTETRKRVYVCPETCCVHHHPSRALGDLTGIKKHYSRKHGEKKWKCDKCSKKYAVQSDWKAHSRTCGTREYKCECGTIFSRRDSFVTHRAFCDALAEENSKISQVLAANKGGTNIESPEDLETMSTRTFENKLGTSMAAPDLSHLDGTISMMKTPPNELMQMSMEPLNIAGLTMFPSTLLGSPRNLSFPSSRPQLSTNSPTVLKGYNDSNSKCHQEASIAQFSATALMQKAAQIGSIMRSNISSPMVQKGFTPNMAPLSYNGTLKYLSDTNIFHQRGTEKVSASDQLHDPLSNGDESSRMQNLGTNNGLLFNENLDFLHNNEGACDADDGDTTINGRNQAGIYARSLKNSNFMTLDLLGIGGFGHTVFHGMQQQEMDVEAATTVLEDASCIGYVSATDHSTHN